The Mycteria americana isolate JAX WOST 10 ecotype Jacksonville Zoo and Gardens chromosome 18, USCA_MyAme_1.0, whole genome shotgun sequence genome window below encodes:
- the PERM1 gene encoding PGC-1 and ERR-induced regulator in muscle protein 1, translating into MDNFEYSIQLNDRDWAEFFLASEECNLAPVALATAEEQCLSDIEQGDGVPGRDCRTSTDGQIAVRVGSGPGPGTGSSAPRGVPGDASLRRPAGGHLALPELLSGSEDEADLGSVGRFLCESDKPGCLLSAPMPSAQGRQPPCPPAAARAGPAGGTAESSPGQDTACEAAAPQPASASEKGAASGSQAMEPPSHPAGTSTPEQGGDAGGEQPRGSLVVAQPGAPAQGSSPALATSPEGSARKSPSSASRLEPGLQGPPRDHPPSPALETAPRAPGCPAREEASGERAGAERSSPAGSPDVVRPKVPGQLRKSRKQRGASATEAAQGDREPAGAAAQGTGVPAKATVSSPLSSRKSKGKEKAAKPAPVKLGSEEAGESKRPAPGPGTDEGDPAVSAPPKQKVKEPGAQPLGKAKASKHSKPGQAGGLGIRDNVPVIPASGAAAPSGDACQEVPGKPLHPKSAVAFGGDAAEGAHGEPAAEIPGELGPPCFAAGSSARADTLDVTWPEMYDYLFCDSQGEEEGMGNSVEGEKTPLEREISLPELYEYFFNEPEGNRKKVKGKDRKRKKFSSLDHAQLQYEDPDSASVKDSLVISGPEMYEHFFPDRPGNREGWRGIFSITPASEVKKAVGALKSLLQRPMHLIRGPAPAPQALVWRGSGEKLPIVPLAPLGRGQALPEGLDMALALTGRPQAPLALTHKDMCLVFCAFASWAVKTSDLQAPDAWKTMFLASFGTLSAIRYFRRQVREGRSRT; encoded by the exons aTGGATAACTTCGAGTACAGCATCCAGCTGAACGACAGGGACTGGGCTGAGTTCTTCTTGGCGTCGGAGGAATGCAACCTAGCGCCGGTCGCCCTGGCCACGGCCGAGGAGCAGTGTCTCAGTGACATTGAACAAGGGGACGGCGTGCCGGGGAGGGACTGCCGCACCAGCACAGACGGGCAGATCGCAGTGAGGGTGGGCAGCGGGCCAGGGCCTGGCACGGGAAGCTCTGCCCCACGTGGGGTGCCCGGAGACGCCTCCCTGCGCCGGCCCGCTGGCGGGCATCTCGCCCTGCCGGAGCTTCTCTCGGGCAGCGAGGACGAAGCGGACCTGGGCTCGGTCGGCAGGTTTCTGTGCGAGAGCGACAAGCCCGGCTGTCTTTTGTCCGCTCCAATGCCCAGCGCGCAGGGGAGgcagcccccctgtccccccgcagccgcccgtgCCGGCCCAGCTGGCGGCACAGCCGAGAGCAGCCCGGGGCAGGACACAGCATGTGAAGCAGCAGCACCGCAGCCGGCGTCGGCATCAGAGAAAGGAGCGGCCAGCGGCAGTCAGGCCATGGAGCCTCCCAGCCACCCCGCTGGAACAAGCACCCCCGAACAGGGAGGGGATGCAGGAGGGGAACAGCCCCGTGGCAGCCTGGTGGTGGCACAGCCGGGGGCTCCGGCGCAGGGCAGCTCGCCGGCGCTGGCTACCTCCCCGGAGGGTTCGGCGAGGAAAAGTCCTAGCAGCGCTTCCCGCTTGGAGCCCGGGCTACAGGGACCCCCGCGTGACCACCCCCCGAGCCCAGCCCTGGAGACTGCACCCAGAGCACCCGGCTGCCCAGCGCGGGAGGAGGCGAGCGGGGAGAGAGCGGGCGCCGAGCGGAGCTCCCCAGCTGGCTCCCCGGACGTTGTGAGGCCCAAGGTGCCAGGACAGCTGAGAAAGAGCCGCAAGCAACGTGGAGCCAGTGCCACCGAGGCAgcccagggggacagggagcCTGCGGGGGCTGCGGCACAGGGGACCGGTGTCCCCGCAAAGGCAACTGTAAGCTCGCCGCTGTCCTCACGGAagagcaaagggaaggagaaggcagccaAGCCAGCTCCTGTGAAGCTGGGGAGCgaggaggcaggggagagcaAACGGCCAGCGCCTGGCCCTGGCACAGATGAGGGCGATCCAGCTGTGAGCGCTCCCCCGAAGCAGAAGGTGAAGGAGCCGGGGGCACAGCCCCTGGGGAAGGCGAAGGCCAGCAAGCATTCAAAGCCAGGGCAGGCTGGTGGCTTGGGCATACGTGACAACGTGCCGGTGATCCCTGCCAGCGGAGCCGCGGCTCCTTCGGGAGACGCGTGCCAGGAGGTGCCGGGGAAGCCTCTCCATCCCAAGAGCGCGGTGGCTTTTGGAGGGGATGCTGCTGAGGGAGCTCATGGGGAGCCTGCAGCTGAGAtccccggggagctgggcccCCCTTGCTTTGCAGCCGGGTCCTCTGCAAGGGCAGACACCCTGGACGTGACTTGGCCTGAGATGTATGACTATTTGTTCTGTGACTCccaaggggaagaagaaggaatggggaaCTCAGTGGAGGGGGAGAAAACACCCTTGGAAAGGGAAATATCCTTGCCTGAACTGtatgaatattttttcaatgaaccagaaggaaacaggaaaaaagtcaaGGGTAAAGACAGGAAGCGAAAGAAGTTCAGCAGCTTGGACCACGCTCAGCTGCAATATGAGGATCCCGACTCGGCCTCAGTCAAAGACTCCCTGGTTATCTCGGGTCCTGAGATGTATGAACACTTCTTTCCAGACAggcctgggaacagggagggctggagaggGATTTTCTCAATCACTCCAGCCTCCGAGGTGAAGAAAGCTGTGGGGGCTTTGAAGTCCCTCCTGCAAAGGCCAATGCATCTCATCAGaggcccagccccagcaccccaagctCTCGTGTGGAGAGGATCCGGAGAGAAGCTCCCCATCGTCCCGCTGGCTCCGCTGGGAAGAGGCCAGGCGCTGCCAGAAGGTTTGGACATGGCCCTTGCGCTGACAG GGAGGCCCCAGGCTCCGCTGGCGCTGACCCACAAAGACATGTGCCTCGTCTTCTGTGCCTTTGCGTCCTGGGCAGTGAAGACCTCCGACCTGCAGGCTCCGGATGCCTGGAAGACCA